In the Lascolabacillus massiliensis genome, one interval contains:
- a CDS encoding NADH:ubiquinone reductase (Na(+)-transporting) subunit B, which produces MKALRKYLDKIKPNFEEGGKLHWLWSTYDAFETFLFVPNRTSRSGVHIHDARDSKRTMIIVILALIPALLVGMYNIGLQHYTAVGIEADIFTKFIYGLLAILPQLIVSYVVGLGIEFAVAQFKKEEVAEGFLVSGILIPMILPVDTPLWMIAVATAFAVIFAKEVFGGTGYNVFNVALIARAFLFFSYPSKMSGDQVWVRTRDTFGMGGGQVIDGYSGATPLGQINTTEVSSFSDFTFTGITGEPLTFTDMFLGLYPGSIGEASTLAILIGAAILIITGIGSWKTMLSVFLGGTFTVLLLNVFAHNAYMEMPPMYHLLLGGFAFGAVFMATDPVTSARTEKGKWIYGFLIGLLAVTIRVFNPGYAEGMMLAILFMNAFAPLIDFYVVDANIKQRLKRVTNKA; this is translated from the coding sequence TTGAAAGCGTTAAGAAAGTATCTTGATAAGATAAAACCAAATTTCGAAGAAGGAGGTAAGCTTCATTGGCTATGGTCAACATATGATGCATTTGAAACCTTCCTGTTTGTACCGAACAGAACTTCGAGATCCGGAGTACATATTCACGATGCACGCGACTCGAAGCGTACGATGATTATCGTGATTTTGGCACTTATACCTGCACTTTTAGTAGGTATGTATAATATTGGTCTGCAGCATTACACAGCTGTAGGAATTGAAGCAGACATATTCACGAAATTTATTTATGGTTTGCTTGCCATCCTGCCACAGCTGATTGTGTCGTATGTAGTAGGTTTAGGAATTGAGTTTGCCGTAGCGCAGTTTAAAAAAGAGGAAGTAGCCGAAGGTTTTTTGGTTTCAGGAATTCTGATTCCAATGATATTGCCTGTAGATACACCACTCTGGATGATTGCAGTTGCTACCGCATTTGCTGTAATATTTGCTAAAGAGGTATTTGGAGGAACAGGTTATAATGTATTTAATGTAGCTTTGATAGCACGTGCATTTCTGTTCTTCTCATATCCTTCCAAAATGTCGGGCGACCAGGTATGGGTGCGCACACGTGATACTTTTGGTATGGGTGGAGGACAGGTAATTGATGGATATTCAGGTGCAACACCACTTGGACAAATTAATACCACAGAAGTATCCAGCTTCAGCGACTTTACATTTACAGGAATAACTGGTGAGCCACTTACATTTACCGATATGTTCCTAGGATTATATCCTGGTTCAATTGGAGAGGCTTCTACATTGGCAATATTAATTGGTGCTGCTATATTAATTATAACAGGAATTGGTAGCTGGAAAACAATGCTTTCGGTATTCCTTGGCGGTACGTTCACTGTATTATTACTAAATGTTTTTGCACATAATGCATATATGGAAATGCCTCCTATGTACCATCTGTTACTTGGAGGTTTCGCATTTGGAGCAGTATTTATGGCAACTGACCCGGTTACCTCGGCAAGAACAGAAAAAGGGAAATGGATTTATGGGTTTTTAATAGGTTTACTCGCTGTTACTATCAGAGTATTCAATCCTGGATATGCAGAAGGAATGATGCTTGCAATCCTGTTTATGAATGCATTTGCTCCACTTATCGACTTCTATGTGGTTGATGCCAATATTAAACAAAGATTGAAAAGGGTAACTAATAAAGCATAG
- a CDS encoding Nif3-like dinuclear metal center hexameric protein, translated as MRVKDILQSIEQLAPISLQEDFDNSGVQVGDINREATGVLLAIDITEYVIEEAISLGCNLIISHHPLAFRPFKSLTGKNYVERCLLKAIKNDIVIYAAHTNLDNALQGVNYKLASMLELENVKILQPKEKALLKFVTTVPTQHAESVRNALFNAGAGHIGNYDSCSYNLTGEGTFRAGIGANPHVGNIDEMHFEPEVRIETVLPVMKKEEVLRALLAVHPYEEPVYDLYPLENEWSRHGSGVVGVLPEPMPEQEFLYLLKDIFNLPTIRHSKLEGKEIRDVAICGGAGAFLIPKAISYGADAFVTGEAKYNDFYDVEDRILLAVLGHYESEICTKDIFFDVISGKFPNFAIHKSAFDSNPVKYL; from the coding sequence ATGCGAGTAAAAGACATTCTACAATCTATAGAACAATTAGCCCCTATTTCACTTCAAGAAGACTTTGACAACAGTGGTGTTCAAGTTGGCGATATAAACAGAGAAGCTACCGGAGTCCTGTTAGCAATAGATATCACTGAGTATGTCATAGAAGAAGCAATTTCACTTGGTTGTAATCTGATTATATCGCATCATCCTTTGGCATTCAGACCATTCAAATCACTAACAGGGAAAAATTATGTTGAGCGGTGTTTACTTAAAGCAATTAAAAATGACATTGTTATTTATGCAGCCCATACAAATCTTGATAATGCACTTCAAGGAGTAAACTACAAACTAGCCAGCATGCTTGAACTTGAAAATGTTAAAATACTTCAACCTAAAGAAAAGGCACTTTTAAAGTTTGTTACTACTGTCCCGACTCAACATGCTGAGAGTGTAAGAAATGCCCTTTTTAATGCTGGAGCAGGACATATAGGCAATTATGACAGCTGTAGTTACAATCTCACCGGTGAAGGTACATTCAGAGCAGGCATTGGAGCAAACCCACATGTTGGAAATATAGATGAGATGCATTTTGAGCCTGAAGTAAGAATAGAAACTGTATTACCTGTTATGAAAAAAGAGGAAGTGCTTCGTGCACTTCTTGCTGTGCATCCTTATGAAGAGCCTGTTTATGACCTCTACCCTTTAGAAAATGAGTGGTCGCGTCATGGCAGTGGAGTAGTGGGGGTGCTACCTGAGCCCATGCCAGAGCAGGAGTTTCTCTATTTATTGAAAGATATCTTTAATCTGCCAACAATTCGTCACTCCAAACTTGAGGGTAAAGAGATCAGAGATGTTGCCATTTGTGGTGGTGCAGGCGCTTTCTTAATACCCAAGGCAATTTCTTATGGTGCTGATGCCTTTGTAACTGGTGAAGCTAAATATAACGACTTTTATGATGTTGAAGATCGAATATTACTTGCAGTATTAGGACATTACGAATCTGAGATATGCACAAAAGATATATTTTTTGATGTAATTTCAGGAAAATTTCCTAACTTTGCGATACATAAATCGGCATTCGATTCGAATCCCGTGAAATACCTGTAA
- the nqrF gene encoding NADH:ubiquinone reductase (Na(+)-transporting) subunit F: MSILMNVGGLTILTSVIVFLLIILILVIVILVAKQKLIPSGNVKININDDPEKKLEVAQGGTLLNSLQSKDIYLSSACGGKGTCGECRCRVVSGGGEILPTEKGHFTRKEQMNNWRLSCQVKVKDDLSIVLPEEIFGIKEWECEVISNRNVASFIKEFVVKLPEGETIDFKPGSYSQIRVPKFDAIKYSNFDIDEKFKPEWDKFKMWDLVCKSDEDTSRAYSMANFPAEGNIITLNVRVATPPFDRAKGTWMNVNPGIVSSYIFNLKPGDKVMMSGPYGEFHPILDSKREMLWIGGGAGMAPLRSQIMHLLKTLRITDRKMSFFYGARALIEAFYLEDFYELEREFPNFSFHLALDRPDPKADEAGIKYTPGFVHQVIYDTYLKDHDAPEDIEYYMCGPGPMANAAQRMLDSLGVPKEMIMFDDFG; this comes from the coding sequence ATGAGCATACTAATGAATGTGGGTGGACTAACGATATTGACAAGTGTAATTGTATTCTTGCTAATCATTCTTATACTGGTTATTGTTATTCTTGTCGCCAAACAAAAACTGATACCTTCAGGAAATGTAAAAATCAATATAAACGATGATCCGGAAAAGAAGCTTGAAGTAGCACAAGGAGGAACTTTACTAAACTCACTACAATCAAAGGACATATATCTCTCATCTGCTTGTGGAGGTAAAGGAACTTGCGGTGAATGCCGATGCAGAGTTGTATCAGGTGGTGGAGAAATTCTGCCCACAGAAAAAGGACACTTCACACGTAAAGAGCAAATGAACAATTGGCGTCTGAGCTGTCAGGTAAAAGTAAAAGACGACCTTTCTATTGTTTTACCGGAAGAGATTTTTGGAATCAAGGAGTGGGAGTGTGAAGTTATTTCCAACAGAAATGTGGCATCATTTATTAAAGAATTCGTGGTTAAGCTACCTGAAGGTGAGACTATTGACTTTAAGCCGGGTTCATACAGCCAGATTAGAGTTCCAAAATTTGATGCAATTAAATATTCTAATTTTGATATTGACGAGAAATTTAAACCAGAGTGGGATAAATTTAAGATGTGGGATTTGGTTTGTAAAAGTGATGAAGATACTTCACGTGCTTATTCAATGGCTAACTTCCCCGCAGAAGGTAATATCATAACTCTAAACGTTCGTGTTGCAACACCTCCGTTTGACAGAGCTAAAGGTACATGGATGAATGTTAATCCGGGAATTGTTTCATCATATATTTTCAACCTGAAACCAGGTGATAAGGTAATGATGTCAGGTCCTTACGGAGAATTCCACCCAATTCTGGACAGTAAGAGAGAAATGCTGTGGATAGGTGGTGGTGCCGGTATGGCTCCTCTACGATCTCAGATTATGCATTTGCTAAAGACCCTTAGAATTACAGACAGGAAAATGTCATTCTTTTATGGAGCAAGAGCATTGATAGAAGCATTTTATCTTGAAGATTTTTATGAACTGGAGAGAGAGTTCCCTAACTTCTCATTCCATCTGGCACTCGACAGACCAGACCCAAAAGCTGATGAAGCTGGCATTAAATACACACCAGGATTTGTACATCAGGTGATTTATGATACCTATTTAAAAGATCATGATGCTCCTGAAGATATTGAATACTATATGTGTGGACCTGGACCAATGGCTAACGCCGCACAGCGTATGCTGGACAGCCTGGGCGTTCCAAAAGAGATGATCATGTTTGACGATTTCGGATAG
- a CDS encoding aminodeoxychorismate synthase component I, producing MYFNTEIIKAKMNDAGGKKKPFLFGVDFEMKEGFFIADPLSQRDILFYVNGIGNFDGIDFLQSINYNDYQFEIFPEELTEYKKRFNRVMSGLKRGESYLVNLTIETPLKTSLNLKEIFLHSNSDYRLLIPDKFVCFSPECFVKITDGKIYTFPMKGTIDASVPDAETLIINDEKETTEHNTIVDLLRNDISRVAHRVQVNRFRYIDEIKTNRSKILQVSSEIEGTLSTKYISEIGDIIFNLLPAGSVSGAPKESTLRLIRESESSCRGFYTGVAGYFDGANLDSFVLIRFIEQNEEGLVFRSGGGITAGSELNKEYSEAVQKVYLPF from the coding sequence ATGTACTTTAATACTGAAATAATAAAAGCTAAAATGAATGATGCAGGAGGCAAAAAAAAACCCTTCCTGTTTGGAGTAGATTTCGAGATGAAAGAGGGTTTTTTTATTGCTGATCCTTTGTCTCAAAGAGATATACTATTTTATGTCAATGGTATCGGGAATTTTGATGGTATTGATTTTCTACAATCAATTAATTACAACGATTATCAATTTGAAATATTCCCGGAAGAGCTTACTGAATATAAGAAGCGCTTTAACAGGGTAATGAGCGGGTTAAAAAGGGGGGAAAGCTATCTTGTAAACCTGACAATAGAAACACCACTGAAAACATCTCTAAACTTAAAAGAAATATTTTTGCATAGTAACTCTGATTACAGACTCTTGATACCTGATAAATTTGTATGTTTTTCTCCTGAGTGTTTTGTAAAAATTACTGATGGTAAGATCTATACATTTCCAATGAAGGGTACAATTGATGCTTCTGTTCCTGATGCAGAAACATTAATTATTAATGATGAAAAAGAGACTACAGAACATAATACAATAGTAGATCTGTTAAGAAACGATATTAGTCGCGTGGCTCACAGAGTACAGGTAAACCGTTTCAGGTATATTGATGAGATTAAAACAAACAGAAGCAAAATACTTCAGGTAAGTTCTGAGATTGAAGGTACATTGTCTACAAAGTATATATCTGAAATTGGTGATATAATTTTCAACCTGCTTCCTGCCGGTTCAGTTTCGGGTGCACCTAAAGAGTCTACCTTAAGGCTTATCAGAGAGTCTGAAAGTAGTTGCAGGGGATTTTATACCGGTGTTGCAGGTTATTTTGATGGAGCTAATCTTGACTCTTTTGTTTTAATACGTTTTATAGAACAAAATGAGGAAGGACTTGTTTTTCGAAGTGGAGGGGGGATAACAGCCGGTAGTGAACTTAACAAGGAGTATTCTGAAGCAGTACAAAAAGTTTACCTCCCTTTTTAA
- a CDS encoding PNGase F N-terminal domain-containing protein, protein MKRLISVTILLVAFLQLSLAQRTKDVINKKVFNDTPILFNPSEYPNGVVEKGDIVYLGNGRIALKKIDIPKFTNFTNVEIKISLVSNGDPWDKSGSCFVIPAESGINMIDIAADRHVYPQQDTTLYEHFKGIVRGENYNPTVELMRFMTPFGVGHFSADDDSTSAKRRPVYVDGWAKEVVWTQDITDLLSLLESDAYVGIFIDTWTPEGYIVDVELKFTESTLACDLRPEVHVEPLINTNYYIGQSHPDIFSRRDVEIAFNIPENAKNVRLKYITTGHGGHSGGDEFRPQKNILSIDGEEILNFTPWRTDCASFRRFNPTSGVWLRTRPMAYIGRGGKREVKEIEEPLASSDLSRSNWCPGSDVTPEEINLQVIKPGNHTLTISIPESTPISNDKLNHWLVSAYLVWEIL, encoded by the coding sequence ATGAAAAGACTAATTTCGGTCACTATCTTACTGGTGGCATTTTTACAGCTTTCATTAGCTCAACGAACAAAAGATGTAATAAATAAGAAAGTTTTTAATGATACTCCAATACTTTTTAATCCATCTGAATATCCTAACGGTGTTGTTGAAAAAGGGGATATAGTTTACCTGGGTAATGGCCGTATTGCTTTGAAAAAAATTGATATTCCAAAATTCACTAACTTCACTAATGTTGAGATTAAAATATCTCTGGTTTCTAATGGGGATCCATGGGATAAATCAGGTTCATGTTTCGTAATTCCGGCCGAATCAGGAATAAACATGATTGATATAGCAGCTGACCGACATGTTTACCCACAACAAGACACAACTCTGTATGAACACTTTAAAGGCATAGTTAGAGGTGAAAATTATAATCCTACAGTTGAACTGATGAGGTTTATGACACCTTTTGGTGTTGGCCATTTTAGTGCTGATGATGATTCTACTTCTGCAAAAAGGCGACCGGTATATGTTGATGGCTGGGCAAAAGAGGTTGTGTGGACTCAGGATATAACTGACCTGCTTTCACTTCTCGAAAGTGATGCTTATGTTGGTATATTTATAGATACATGGACTCCTGAAGGGTATATTGTTGATGTGGAACTTAAATTCACTGAAAGTACTCTTGCTTGTGATCTCCGCCCTGAAGTTCATGTTGAGCCTCTGATTAATACAAACTATTATATCGGTCAGAGTCATCCCGATATATTCTCACGTAGAGATGTGGAAATTGCTTTTAACATACCTGAGAATGCTAAAAATGTTAGATTGAAATATATTACAACAGGACATGGTGGTCATTCGGGAGGAGATGAGTTTCGCCCGCAAAAAAACATACTTTCTATTGATGGAGAGGAGATTTTAAACTTTACACCGTGGAGAACCGACTGTGCCTCTTTCCGTCGTTTTAATCCCACTTCTGGTGTATGGCTAAGAACCAGACCTATGGCATATATTGGTCGTGGGGGAAAACGTGAAGTAAAAGAGATTGAAGAACCTCTGGCATCATCTGATTTATCGCGTAGCAACTGGTGCCCCGGAAGTGATGTAACGCCTGAAGAAATTAATCTGCAGGTTATCAAACCTGGCAATCACACATTAACTATAAGTATTCCTGAATCTACTCCTATCTCTAATGACAAGCTTAATCACTGGCTTGTATCTGCTTATCTTGTATGGGAAATACTATAA
- a CDS encoding aminotransferase class IV, whose amino-acid sequence MFLETICLINGKVQNLDAHIRRMRKTADYFRFDVPELPDLEELLSPGMENCKVKCSIHYHYEINSIAFERYIPKVIKCLKLINASPDYTFKFSDRRSLNDLLSLREDCEEVLIVRNGYITDTTYSNVVLEKENSLYTPHLPILNGTKRQKLLHEGRISEKEIKVNNLKDYNRIYLINSMLDTEDNISIPADLIKV is encoded by the coding sequence ATGTTTCTGGAAACAATTTGTCTTATAAATGGAAAAGTGCAAAACTTAGATGCACACATCAGACGTATGCGTAAGACAGCCGACTACTTCAGGTTTGATGTTCCGGAATTACCTGACTTAGAGGAATTGCTTTCACCTGGCATGGAAAACTGCAAGGTGAAATGTAGTATACATTACCATTATGAGATCAACAGTATTGCTTTCGAAAGGTATATACCAAAGGTGATAAAGTGTTTGAAATTGATTAATGCATCTCCGGATTATACTTTTAAGTTTTCTGACAGAAGATCTCTTAATGATCTGCTTAGTTTAAGAGAAGATTGTGAAGAGGTATTGATAGTCAGAAATGGTTATATTACTGATACAACTTATAGTAATGTAGTATTGGAAAAGGAAAATTCACTGTATACTCCGCATCTTCCTATATTGAACGGAACTAAACGTCAAAAACTTCTTCATGAAGGCAGGATTTCAGAAAAAGAGATTAAGGTAAATAATTTGAAGGATTATAACCGGATTTATCTTATTAATTCTATGCTTGATACAGAAGATAATATATCTATACCTGCAGATCTGATAAAAGTTTAA
- the nqrC gene encoding NADH:ubiquinone reductase (Na(+)-transporting) subunit C, protein MNRENNGYTIIYAAVMVIIVALGLSLTHQSLLDKQIANENIDKMQQLLRSLNITADASEAEDRYAELITNAYLITDEGDKIEGTEGTTPADPAFSTELGDPAAQGLPVYEVSIDGKNVYIIPMSGAGLWGAIWGYLAVEDDGSTIYGADFGHAGETPGLGAEIAQSAFGNQFVGKEIIKNGNFLSVAVVKPGQTDSRRDYVDGISGGTITSQGVDKMLLNSVGEYENFLMKLNRN, encoded by the coding sequence ATGAATAGAGAAAATAATGGTTATACAATTATATATGCTGCGGTGATGGTAATCATTGTAGCATTAGGACTCTCACTTACACACCAGTCGCTGTTAGATAAGCAGATTGCAAATGAGAATATTGATAAAATGCAGCAGCTTTTACGTTCACTAAATATTACTGCTGATGCAAGTGAGGCTGAAGATCGTTATGCTGAGCTCATAACTAATGCCTACTTAATAACAGATGAAGGTGATAAGATAGAAGGTACAGAAGGTACTACCCCTGCTGACCCTGCTTTTTCAACAGAACTTGGTGATCCTGCTGCTCAAGGATTACCCGTTTATGAAGTATCCATTGATGGAAAGAATGTATATATCATTCCAATGAGTGGTGCCGGACTTTGGGGTGCAATCTGGGGATATCTGGCAGTTGAAGATGATGGAAGCACTATTTATGGAGCTGACTTTGGTCACGCTGGAGAAACACCGGGGTTAGGAGCAGAGATTGCTCAAAGCGCATTTGGTAATCAGTTCGTAGGAAAAGAGATCATTAAAAATGGCAACTTTCTTTCTGTTGCTGTGGTTAAACCAGGTCAGACAGATTCACGACGTGATTATGTAGATGGAATCTCAGGAGGTACAATCACAAGTCAGGGTGTTGATAAAATGCTTCTAAACAGTGTGGGTGAATATGAGAATTTTTTGATGAAACTGAATAGAAATTAA
- the nqrE gene encoding NADH:ubiquinone reductase (Na(+)-transporting) subunit E — MDAISLIVRSIFVDNMVFAYFLGMCSFLAVSKNVKTALGLGLAVTLVLVITLPVNYLLENYVLKAGALEWLGPQFANVDLSVFSLLIFIAVIAAIVQLVEMVIERFSPALYSSLGIFLPLIAVNCAILGGSLFMQQREFANIGMATAYAFGSGIGWLLAIVGMAAIREKLEYSDVPKPLKGLGITFIVTALMAIGFMSFSGISI; from the coding sequence ATGGATGCAATTAGTCTGATTGTAAGATCGATATTCGTCGACAATATGGTTTTCGCATACTTCCTTGGGATGTGTTCATTCCTGGCAGTTTCGAAAAATGTAAAAACAGCATTAGGTCTAGGCTTAGCAGTTACATTGGTGTTGGTTATTACTCTACCTGTGAATTATTTACTGGAAAACTATGTTCTTAAAGCAGGAGCATTGGAATGGCTCGGGCCACAATTTGCCAATGTTGATTTAAGTGTTTTTAGTTTACTTATTTTCATAGCGGTGATTGCTGCTATCGTACAGTTGGTAGAGATGGTAATTGAACGATTTAGTCCTGCACTATACTCCTCATTAGGTATTTTTCTCCCACTTATAGCTGTTAACTGTGCTATTTTAGGAGGCTCACTATTTATGCAACAAAGAGAATTCGCCAATATAGGTATGGCAACTGCTTATGCCTTTGGTTCAGGAATAGGTTGGCTTCTTGCAATAGTTGGTATGGCTGCAATCAGGGAGAAGCTTGAATACTCAGATGTACCGAAACCATTGAAAGGACTTGGAATAACTTTCATAGTTACTGCTTTAATGGCAATTGGATTTATGAGCTTTTCGGGCATTAGTATTTAA
- a CDS encoding Na(+)-translocating NADH-quinone reductase subunit A has protein sequence MANLINIKKGLQIPLLGASEEILRGKVTSEFVRICPEDFHGITPKLAVKVDDRVKAGNTLFYSKDHPEIFFASPVSGVVTEVVRGEKRRILNIVIKADSEIEYEDFGIKNVSSLSSEEVKQSILEAGIWFLIKQRPYDVVAVPGKQPRDIFVTGFDTAPLAPSYDFMLEGQEADLQTGLDALAKLTSGKVYLSISTKTKSKALRDAKNVVITEFNGPHPAGNVGVQINHIKPVNRGEVVWTLNAMDVALIGRLFNRGRVDLTRTVTLCGSEVKQTGYYKMLIGTELSSIFNGNVTEGISLRYISGNPLTGRKIAKDGVLRAYDSQVTVIPEGDDVHEAFGWASLSPKRYSSGGTYLKFNKKYRLDARLLGGPRAIIVSNEYDKVFPMDIFPEQLIKATLAFNIDKMEQLGIYEVAPEDFALCEFVDTSKLEIQRIIRTGLDLLRNEME, from the coding sequence ATGGCTAATCTGATAAATATTAAGAAAGGCTTGCAAATTCCGTTACTTGGAGCTTCTGAAGAAATTTTAAGAGGCAAAGTAACAAGTGAATTTGTGAGAATTTGTCCTGAAGATTTTCATGGCATCACTCCCAAGCTGGCCGTCAAAGTTGATGACAGGGTTAAAGCCGGAAATACTTTGTTTTATTCCAAAGATCATCCCGAGATTTTCTTTGCTTCGCCAGTTAGCGGTGTTGTAACAGAAGTCGTTAGAGGTGAGAAAAGACGCATTCTGAACATTGTAATCAAGGCAGACAGTGAAATCGAGTATGAAGATTTTGGGATAAAAAATGTTTCCTCACTCTCATCTGAGGAGGTTAAACAATCAATACTGGAAGCAGGTATATGGTTCCTTATTAAACAACGCCCTTACGATGTTGTTGCAGTACCGGGAAAACAGCCAAGAGATATCTTTGTAACCGGTTTTGACACTGCCCCTCTAGCACCTTCATACGATTTTATGCTGGAAGGTCAGGAAGCTGACTTACAGACTGGATTGGATGCATTGGCTAAACTTACAAGCGGTAAAGTTTATCTCTCTATCAGCACAAAAACAAAAAGTAAGGCTTTGCGTGATGCAAAAAATGTTGTTATTACTGAATTTAACGGACCTCACCCTGCTGGAAATGTAGGAGTACAGATTAACCATATAAAACCGGTTAACCGTGGTGAAGTTGTCTGGACACTTAACGCTATGGATGTAGCTCTTATTGGAAGACTGTTCAATAGAGGTCGCGTTGATCTCACACGTACAGTAACACTGTGTGGTTCAGAAGTAAAACAGACAGGCTACTATAAAATGTTAATTGGTACTGAGCTTAGTTCAATCTTTAACGGCAATGTAACAGAAGGTATTTCTTTAAGATATATTAGTGGTAACCCATTGACAGGACGTAAGATTGCAAAAGATGGAGTACTTCGTGCTTATGATTCTCAGGTAACAGTAATTCCTGAAGGTGATGATGTGCATGAAGCTTTTGGCTGGGCATCATTATCTCCAAAAAGATACAGTTCAGGAGGCACATATCTGAAATTTAATAAAAAATATAGACTGGATGCTCGTTTGTTGGGAGGACCAAGAGCAATTATAGTTTCTAATGAATATGATAAAGTGTTTCCAATGGACATTTTCCCTGAGCAACTTATCAAAGCCACTTTAGCTTTTAATATTGATAAAATGGAGCAGCTTGGTATTTACGAAGTTGCACCTGAGGATTTTGCTCTATGCGAGTTTGTGGATACATCCAAACTGGAAATTCAGCGTATAATACGAACAGGTCTGGATCTGCTTCGTAACGAGATGGAATAA
- a CDS encoding NADH:ubiquinone reductase (Na(+)-transporting) subunit D encodes MALNSKTKAVLLGPLSKNNPILVQVLGICSALAVTSKLEPSLVMAIAVVIVTSFSNVIISLLRKTIPNRIRIIVQLVVVASLVTIVSEVLKAYSYDVNKQLSVFVGLIVTNCILMGRLEAFALGNGPWPSFLDGIGNGLGYGWILVVTGFFRELLGSGELMGHQVIPQAFYDAGYENNGLMMLAPMAVLIVACIIWVHRSKNKDLQEETN; translated from the coding sequence ATGGCATTAAATAGTAAAACTAAAGCGGTATTGTTAGGACCGTTGAGTAAAAATAATCCAATACTTGTACAGGTTTTGGGTATCTGTTCAGCCCTCGCGGTAACATCCAAGTTGGAGCCATCACTGGTAATGGCTATTGCAGTTGTAATAGTTACGTCATTTAGCAATGTTATCATTTCTCTATTACGTAAGACCATACCAAACCGCATACGTATTATTGTACAATTAGTTGTAGTTGCGTCACTTGTTACGATAGTAAGTGAAGTGTTAAAAGCATATTCGTATGATGTTAACAAGCAATTGTCTGTATTCGTTGGGCTTATTGTTACTAATTGTATATTGATGGGTCGCCTTGAGGCATTTGCATTAGGAAATGGACCTTGGCCATCATTTCTTGATGGAATAGGCAACGGATTAGGTTACGGATGGATTTTAGTGGTTACAGGTTTTTTTCGTGAGTTATTAGGATCGGGTGAACTTATGGGGCATCAGGTAATTCCTCAAGCATTTTATGATGCCGGGTATGAGAATAATGGACTTATGATGCTTGCTCCAATGGCAGTTCTTATTGTAGCTTGCATTATATGGGTACATCGTTCGAAGAATAAAGATCTTCAGGAGGAAACCAATTAA
- a CDS encoding zinc ribbon domain-containing protein: protein MATKKAKAEQEVSVEDKLKSLFKLQSYLSEIDRIKTLRGELPLEVADLDDEIAGLGTRINNFQLEVKQLEENTKLQKGKIETSKAKIEKYNKQLDNVRNSKEYDHLSKEIEFETLEIALSEKHIREFEQEINSIKEQIKEANELLKEKTADLEHKKKELDDIVSETKAKEEKIREKAKKTETTIEPRLLTAFKRIRKNARNGLGVVPIQRGACGGCFNKIPPQKQMDIKLRKKIIVCEYCGRIMIDPDIAGISE from the coding sequence ATGGCTACAAAAAAAGCTAAAGCAGAACAGGAAGTGTCAGTTGAAGATAAATTAAAATCACTCTTCAAATTACAATCCTATTTATCAGAGATTGACCGTATTAAAACGTTGCGAGGAGAATTACCTCTTGAGGTGGCAGACTTAGATGATGAAATTGCCGGATTAGGAACTCGTATCAATAACTTCCAGCTTGAAGTGAAACAGCTTGAAGAAAATACAAAGTTACAGAAGGGAAAGATAGAGACCAGCAAGGCTAAAATTGAGAAATATAATAAGCAACTTGACAATGTGAGAAATAGTAAAGAGTATGATCATCTCTCAAAAGAAATTGAGTTTGAGACGCTTGAAATAGCTCTTTCTGAAAAGCATATCCGTGAGTTTGAACAGGAGATAAACTCAATTAAGGAGCAGATAAAAGAAGCAAATGAGTTGCTGAAAGAAAAAACGGCAGATCTTGAGCACAAGAAAAAAGAGTTGGATGATATAGTTTCAGAAACGAAAGCTAAAGAAGAAAAAATTCGTGAAAAAGCTAAAAAGACTGAAACAACTATTGAACCACGTCTTCTGACTGCTTTTAAACGCATACGTAAGAATGCTCGCAATGGATTAGGTGTAGTACCTATTCAGCGTGGAGCCTGTGGAGGTTGTTTCAATAAGATTCCGCCACAGAAGCAGATGGACATTAAACTTAGAAAGAAAATTATTGTATGCGAATATTGCGGTAGAATTATGATTGACCCGGATATTGCAGGAATTTCTGAATAA